A window from Pangasianodon hypophthalmus isolate fPanHyp1 chromosome 16, fPanHyp1.pri, whole genome shotgun sequence encodes these proteins:
- the LOC117599226 gene encoding galanin receptor type 2-like gives MDWYMQRALVPILDTVIIVIGLLGHSLVIFILVRRRRKTVSRSFHGTDTLLLALSTSDMLLLLSLPFHTAAIALGNWPFGSLLCKAVSFLGVACNTFSAFTLAALAVTRYMTVVHPTWAYRSRMKRWLQVSAVLLWAPAMALAAPQFAFRNVGTYAATHCFAFLSDISQVVYSTALFLFSFVLPLLVIILMYAKLYSFLRKTTLQGHALQLQRYHRLVTQTTALLVVVFTVCWLPSYIVMFCRIGKSVNSTSRLRSLALLARLMATSSSMVNPLLYAFVSQKFRRELLGKAECGDCMVVRWLVCCPERSRDIVQPFNPAELETTPPQ, from the coding sequence ATGGACTGGTATATGCAGAGAGCTCTAGTGCCCATACTAGACACAGTCATCATAGTAATTGGACTGCTGGGCCACTCATTGGTAATCTTCATCTTGGTAAGGAGGAGGCGGAAGACAGTGTCTCGGTCTTTTCACGGGACTGATACACTACTACTGGCCTTGAGCACCTCAGACATGCTGCTGCTACTCTCTTTGCCTTTCCACACAGCTGCAATTGCACTGGGCAACTGGCCTTTCGGAAGCTTACTATGCAAAGCTGTCAGCTTCCTGGGAGTGGCCTGTAACACCTTTAGTGCGTTCACCCTAGCTGCACTAGCAGTAACACGCTATATGACAGTGGTACACCCAACCTGGGCATACCGCTCCAGGATGAAGCGCTGGCTTCAAGTCTCAGCAGTTCTGCTTTGGGCACCGGCTATGGCGCTGGCTGCTCCACAATTTGCCTTCCGCAACGTGGGCACGTACGCCGCAACACATTGCTTTGCCTTCCTCAGTGACATCAGCCAGGTGGTCTACAGCACTGCCCTCTTCTTGTTCAGCTTCGTCCTGCCTCTACTGGTCATCATCCTCATGTATGCCAAACTCTACAGTTTCCTGCGTAAGACTACCTTGCAGGGGCATGCTCTGCAGTTGCAACGCTATCATAGGTTGGTGACCCAAACCACAGCGTTGCTTGTTGTCGTGTTCACAGTCTGCTGGCTACCTTCCTATATAGTGATGTTCTGCCGAATTGGTAAGAGTGTCAACAGCACAAGCAGGCTTCGCTCTCTAGCACTGTTGGCACGGTTAATGGCCACATCATCTTCCATGGTCAACCCACTGCTGTATGCTTTTGTGTCACAGAAGTTCCGTCGGGAGTTGCTGGGCAAGGCAGAGTGTGGGGACTGTATGGTTGTGCGCTGGCTTGTGTGTTGTCCAGAGAGAAGCAGGGACATTGTACAGCCCTTTAACCCTGCAGAGCTGGAAACTACACCTCCACAATAG